The genomic interval TTTTTCTATGTTGGGGATTTTGAGTCTAATTCTTATGTTTCTGCCTATCATATTTCTCTATTGTTATGTTTCTACCTATCCTATTTCTCTAGTGTTGTACCTTAGTTGGACCTAACTGTAAGTTAGACTTTTATCTTGGGAAGTCGTTTACAGACTTCTCTTCCTAGTTGAACTGTTAGTGTTTTGATCGCTTGTATACTATGAGCATATCAAGACTACTTCGTTTCATGGtgtttgtttaaatttcaaaaccaaGGGTGTTATAGAAGAGCTTGTCTTGTCTTaacattatatgtttatatgagtTATAGAATGTTAAATGTTGAACTAATATGTGATATGTTAAAGTGTTTATGAAGTTTTCTCTTGAATACTAGCTTATCTTGTTGTTTCTTTGATTGTCTTTGATTTGTCGTTTATTTCTTTAACGATAATCACTTTATTAATGTGAAGAGATGAGAAATAGGTGTTAGAATATCTTTAGCAAAGAAAAGTGATGCAACATAAAGTGTTcttaattttctaataattatatttaactcttttagatatatttattattatgcttattttcttttagataaCTTATACTATATCTACAAGTTGATACAAATATGTTttgttatcaattttataacgtCTAATTTGATTCTCGGTAAGCTACAAAAAATTAGAATGTTACAAAATGtgtttaaataaagataaataaaaaaacaagtatattaaaacttgaaaatcaaagaataaataaaaaacatttaaaatacaaaCGTGATAGAGATTAGTAGTTCCTTTAGATATCAATTATCTAAACTTTGGACTTTtagtttttatcttttcatttcaaataaattgatgtttgatatttaacatttaatacCAAAATCCATCAATTATTTCTcattacataaaattttattaaaatataaaaaaataaaaagcaaaacatgatttttttagtttttatcttttacatcagtcatacaataaattttaccaaattttaaattagctaaaaatttaaatgccatttaaaactttttcttaaaattcaaattgaattaCATTTATCCTATTAATAAGAAATTAACTATATTAACAAGAAAACCTCAATCAATCATTGAAAGacttttatgaagaaattaCTGAATGCATTTGTGTTTCATATGAATGGTTGAAGTATGACGAATTATTTTATGTTCATCGTCATCTCATCCATGTCCTCATATATAATtggtataaatattttgttacatCTTGTCTATATCAGTAACTAACggatatatatatgtatttgtgtctactttttattgttttaatataaattaatcattaaaaatgacaaggaaataatattaccaaatattcattataaaaaaacatattctcATGTCTTTagtcaaacatttaaaaaaattacaatggtataatttttaaatcatagtaccaaataacaattaaataaaagtgaaagaattatataaaatatttcataattactATGATTggacataattaaataaaagtaaaagaattatataaaatatttcacaatTATGAAAGTTAAagatatatggatgaattatattgttggggtttccgactttatcctattcactaaacccgatgtctcggtgaagagagcaTACTCCTACTTACTAGTTTATagtgtcttgtctccctagcaattgatcatgcattacattcgcacagaagcttaaaggtaATCGGTCCTCTTATccttatgtctaggtaatattgctcccgagagaattttcccatgtctagatttccccatatgtgttcatatcgacaaaatcaatgatcatgcaattgaatgagttaaacaaagcatgcatagagtatagaggaaaaaccctaaaaattaatgaagtaaagcatatagattAAGAtttaattcaatacatgagagtttcaaaggattatatcgtttccccaacaataatggaggtttagttcaccatagacacggtgaaactagatgaaaacaatgaaaacaatgaaagatagaaccctaGAAATATCATATTAGAGCATCCGCATCAAAAATCCGCCTccgaggggtgaaaagagtgtttctgcGCCTCCTTTTGCCAAAAGATAGCCTCTTTGGGTcatgcaaatcaatatatagttcataaaaattagCAAAAATTGGCCCAGGCCCACGAGACTGGCGCTCTGTGTTGGTTTTGCCACTCAGTGGTAGGCACGACACTAGAAATAACGCTTAGCGTTGACGCCCAGGCGCCTGGTAGTGAACTCTCTGAAGaggttggcgctcagcggtaaaaaTGCCGCTCAGTGGTGGCTGTGACACTTGAAATTTCCCCTCAGCATTAGCGCTTAAGCGTCGTCCAGTGGATTCATCATCAAGACCAACGCTCAACAGTGAatttggcgttgagcggtgctACGGTTCTTCTTTTGTGCCTTTCTTCCACTTTTTCTGAGTTCAACTCCTTGCTACCTCAACTttcttcatccaattcatgtttattcctgccaaaacaaggaaaaccaagcataaaaccaataataccacCTTCGACTCTCTTATTATCTAACTTAAGCAGaatgcatgatttcaaactaatttataagtcataaagggtgtgttttgtatcaaaattaagtataaaaataatggtttttcaactgttatcactaATCTTATAAGCTGGTTGACATCTTTTGTGTGTGTTGGTTTAATAACTACCTTCAATATTTTTGTGAGCTCTATATGTTGTAGTGTTAGTTCAACCATTTAGATGAGGATCACTAaggttgtttttgtttaaagtgATTTGCGAGGAAGGAATTACGAAAttcattgtgttttgttttcaagGATTTAAAAGCGAGTGATTAAGAGGATTTAGGGATTAGAGAAAAAGTAAATTGTCGCATGGTAGGCCGGATTTGCAATGATTACGAGTAAAATTACCAAATGCCCTTGAAGAGCAAGCAACCATACATGCATCCATACACCTTAGCCATTGAAGTGGATCTTTGTGGTCTCCGTTAAAGTGAACGttgaagaggatgaagatgaaggaTTGTCTTGTGATGGAGGTTGCAGGCGAAGTGGAAAAGGAGGGTGTTGCTGGAACTGTAGAGGCGGAATCCGATTCCACTTGGAGTTGTATTCGGTTACACGACCTTTATTATAGCCCCCCATATTTGATTCCACCATGTGGTATTCGGTTCCCACATGCGTTACTCGATtccaaaataatcaataataatgatgatgatgatgatgatgatgatgatgatgatgatgataataagaAGAATAACAATACAatgttttttcatgttaaaaattattttttatttctttctttcttataataacttttacaattatatataatattaacaattatcattttctaTTACTTATATTACTAaggatattttagtaattttcaatttctatcaattcaattatttttttatatataatttttataaattttactttcaaattcactctcactcaTTTCTAAATCTccttaaaaaacaataatcaacTTACTCtcccaaatttattctttaaagtAAATACAGcctaaatgttaaaattttaactacTGAAAATATCATCCATCATAATACCAAAACTATTTAATACACAACCTAACCATATGATTGAACTAGCATGCAGTTATAATTGAAGTGTAAAGGATCTTGATCGTAATCATTTTGTTAATAACATAATGACATTCTATTTCAATAGTGTATGTTTCCTCATTTTCAattctatattatataatatgatattttctcATATCTGGTGATGGACAAGGGTCATATATCTACAACCAATTATTTACTACGAAAAGTACTAGccattaatgattttatttgtaaacCCATTGAGAGAGGAGTATGAGAATTAGTCCctgtttgaaatattaatttaatttagtctcttaattttagaaaagtgctaatttagttatttaaatcaatttttttaatttattttgtttcaaatgcTTTTTTCAACAAATGGAAATGTGCTAAAGGATttaaacaaagcaaatgttaaTTACTATAATGTGTTTAAAAccgttaaataaacttaataaatctttattaaaaaaattatattcattaatttttaacgTTGATgtactaaattgaacaaaacttttcttttagaaaaaacaaatatcaatttttattaaaaattaaaagacaaaaacgTATTTATcccttaattataaaaatatgtttttaagtattaatgaaaaagtaaaaaaaatgataattatatttatagaaaaaaaatatatatagtgatgTCACATTAACATGACATATGTCATGTGTGGtaactttcttattttcaataaaatcttAACCATCTCAACACaactttttattcttaaaaaaaaattaagaaacataaTATTCTACTAAGATTACGGTGAGATCTTTACATAGTATTGTcatgataattattttgtttcaatcttaagaaaataaatcgATATCCAATAAAAGAcaatatattgtttattttgcaAAACTAGATTCTTCATTATTCCTCTTGACTTCTACCTTACTTTGTGTCcataaatcaaaaataaattttcttgaCACAATCATAATTGAAAATCTATATAGGAGATTGTGAAAAAGAATCATGACAATAAGATGAAAAGTTATGAGTAGTGATTATGATAATGATTGTGTTCAGTTTGCATAAACTAATAACAATCCAACAAATGGCggtctattttttatttttgacttttTACATGGAAATGGATCTATGATAGATTTCTTGGTAATTTTGAGCTGATTTGGAGTTGAAAAGGTTGAAATAAGTTGTCGTTTGGGTTGTTTCAAATTTTGGATGAGTTcagattttatttctaaattcacTAACACGAATAATGTGTTTTTGATTTACAAATACagatttaacaaattattaGAGAAAGGATATAATTAATACAATGAAATCTGGtaacttgaaaatatttttctagtttAATGAAAGACCTGGGCGATGTAAGCTTTTGAGAGAATAGTAGCGTAAAGATTCAATGAATAATTCTGTTCGTTTTCTCTTCAGCAAGTTCTCTTTTTATAGACATCTTCGAGAAAGATCCATTACTAAGAAAGAGTTGACCTCCTTGAGAGTAGGTGACATTgggtaaaaatatttttactattctCACCTTGGGAAGAGCGACACTGTCTTTAGCAGTGAGAGCTTGTATGACTATGTTAGGATATAAACCTTTAAGGAAACATTTCTAGAATGTCTTCGTCTTTCTAGTCCTTGTGCAAAGCTTTTTAATAAAGCTTtgtattattatcattatctgcatggataaataaaacaaaagcaaagtaGAGAGGTACAATACATTcatgcatttaatgtttttagttGAGAGAGTGTTTATGCATGATTTGTAGTCCTAAGCATTTAACATAAGTTTGTTGCTTTTAAGTAGTATttcttttgataataaaatattcaacatttactACTACTTGTTCTACGCGTTATttgtcaaatattatttaatttttataactcACACGTCATAGTTTAATTTGCTTATGTTTATCAAAGGTGTTTTAATAAACACTTCTCTTATACGCTTTACTCACTAAATAATTCTTTGTTAAGTATTtcatgttaaacttcaaaacataagtTGCTAGACAGTCTAATATTTCTagacatttttttcttaacaacCTCAACTGAGTTGTATTAGACCTCATTCAAGTTATATTAGATCTTAGTCGAACTGTGTCAGATCTTGGTCGAGCTGGTGGGTTGATTCGACTAACCCATGTGACTAGCTTGCCACACTGTCGAGCTTGGCGAACCGGGTTAGTTCGAGCTCTTAGATtgaaaatgttgtcaaaacttgattttttttggtCGGGCTATGAGGTTGGCCTACGACCCTTTTTGTCACCCCTAATCAATGCTATGAAATATAATGCAAGTATTCTTtgagtttgtatttttttttaatcaactcAATACTTTTTTTGTCGAAAAAGTACTCTTCAACTATCATTTTCCAAATGACTTTTGATTCAACCAAAATATTCCTACCTAAGTCACTTATTactcaatcaaatattatttgaacCATCATTCACTTTTAAATTGATCAGTTTAAATATCCttccataaattatttttgtcttaatcaaatattattttataaacaactATTAACTTAAACAAGTATTTTAACcatttctaattaataattatatattctttacctgacattttaatataatatataatgttttaacaTTTAGAATgttatcttataaattataaaaaagttgtataAAGTTTCATAATGAATTAAAGATGCATaacttttagatttatttttgactttttatttttctttaaattatttattttcgttttaaTTGTTCAATAAGACTTAAAGATGATAATAATGTTTACGTATATAGTTCTTTTTAGGTTAAAATTCTCATATGACTTTCATATTTGTACAAAAATCTCAATCTTATGTAGTCTCAATTGTATcctcaattttgaaaatgtgtaataaataagtttttttcttaaaatggtAAGAAACGACGTCAAAATAGGCTGACATGgatgattttattatatgaaaatgaaatttaaattatgatgcAGAATTTggtaaagtaaaagaaaagaaaaaaaagcaaaatgaaagAGGAACACAGTTTTTGTCTCCCGCATACATCCCGTcacatcatcttcttcaacctcaAAAGCCATCACCAATCAGCCATAAACAGAACCACCACGAAACCATCGAAAACTATCGTAGGAGCAGATTTGAAATCTTTCATCGTGCATAGAAAGAGAACCTTAAAATCACGAGTTCCATCATCTCTTCCACGATAGCCTTGCCTCCATGCGCCGCTTGAATCTTCCTCCTTGCGCAACCACCATGAGAACCATCATTGtccaaaaccttaaaaaaaactCTGTCACAAATCTCCGAATTCGAACCACTTAAACCCCCAATCTCACCGCGAAACACAACGCCTCTATGAAACCTGCAAAAACATCCAAATCACATAACCCAAATTGTGAACGCATCTTCTCCACGCAAAACCACCACCGACTTTGATGTAATCCAAAATCGCGCCACCGTAAACCACTCAGGTTTGTTCCTCTGTAATCCATAAAGCCTTTCGTCGCAAATCAGAAACCTATCATACCTACAaggaagaaaacccaaaacgCGAACTAGAGGAACACCATGAAGAACAAACCAAAACGTGAGCATGTTCGACATCTGCTTCCTCTCGAAGCCTTTGCCGCCACCATCACACCGTGAAAAGCAACCTTGCTGTGCGAAATCCCTACCCCTAATTTTCACTGTACCaaatccctttttttttctaaccatGGTATCCAATTAAATAATGTCACATCATAAATTAAGCCTCCAATCTCACATCATAATTTAAACCTCATTTCCACATAATAAAATCATCTACGTCGACTTATTacacattttcaaaattgagaTCCAATCGagacaatataaaataagatataggaattgaaatttttctataaatacgAAGGCCATTCGAAGATTTTaaccttctttttatttttgtttctttataaattttcttttgtgtttctaaatcttttaataaggttatatttgaatataatgctaatactaaaatttaaatcGCATTATGTTGCACATaagtaaacattaaaaaattaatattttttatgtattcgaaagtattttaagtatttatggAACTTTTGCTTTTAAAGAACATTTTTTCTTTACGAAATTTGGTTATGAATTAACCCTTAGCTACAAAGTTCTTGTGTGGACTTTCTTACGCAAATTTTAGTTCCTTagactttttcttttacttagtGTAAGTGGTTAGTGTCAAATCGcatttattgaatcaaattaatcggtctattttctattaaaatt from Vigna radiata var. radiata cultivar VC1973A chromosome 9, Vradiata_ver6, whole genome shotgun sequence carries:
- the LOC111242547 gene encoding uncharacterized protein LOC111242547, with the protein product MVRKKKGFGTVKIRGRDFAQQGCFSRCDGGGKGFERKQMSNMLTFWFVLHGVPLVRVLGFLPCRFHRGVVFRGEIGGLSGSNSEICDRVFFKVLDNDGSHGGCARRKIQAAHGGKAIVEEMMELVILRFSFYAR